The Paraburkholderia hospita DNA segment CGCGCGAGTCGTAGTAAGCCTGCGCGACGAGGCGCGACAGCGCACGAATGCGGCCGATATACGCCGCGCGTTCCGTCACGGAGATCGCGCCGCGCGCGTCGAGCAGATTGAAGGTGTGAGCGGCCTTCAGCACGAGTTCGTAAGCGGGCAGCGCGAGCGGCACTTCGATCATCCGCTTCGCTTCGGCTTCGTAGCTGTTGAAGAACGTGAACAGCAGATCGGTGTTGGCGTGCTCGAAGTTGTACGTCGACTGTTCGACTTCGTTCTGGTGATACACGTCGCCATACGTGAGGCGGCGCATTTCCGGACCGTTCGGGCCTTGTTCTTCCCACTCGGTCCAGATGAGGTCATAGACGTTCTCGACCTTCTGCAGATACATCGCGAGACGCTCGAGACCGTACGTGATTTCGCCGAGCACCGGCTTGCAGTCGAGGCCGCCGACCTGCTGGAAGTACGTGAACTGCGTCACTTCCATGCCGTTGAGCCACACTTCCCAGCCGAGGCCCCACGCGCCGAGCGTCGGGTTTTCCCAGTCGTCCTCGACGAAGCGCACGTCGTTCTGCTTCAGGTCGAAGCCGAGCGCTTCGAGCGAGCCGAGGTACAGGTCGAGGATGTTTTCCGGCGCGGGCTTCAGCACGACCTGATACTGGTAGTAGTGCTGCAGACGGTTGGGGTTCTCACCATAGCGGCCGTCCTTCGGACGGCGCGACGGCTGGACATACGCTGCCCGCCACGGCTCGGGGCCGATCGCGCGCAGGAACGTATGGACGTGGGAAGTGCCCGCACCGACTTCCATGTCGATCGGCTGGAGCAGCGCGCAACCCTGCTTGTCCCAATAGGATTGCAGCGTCAGGATGATTTGCTGAAACGTGAGCATGAAGTGCCTTGAAGGGTGCCTTTCAGGCAGGACGCGGATGCCGTGCGGCCTGGGGGCGTGCCGGTCGTGCTGGCCGTCCGCTCCATAGCCGGCCGGTTGCGCGGCCCAGTGCTGTAAAACCCTGAATTTTACCGGATTGCCGGTGGCTTGAGACTTTCTGGGGCCTGGTGATTCGACGGGGGCGCGTCGTTGTGTTGTTTCGCGTTGCGCCGCCCGTATGACTTGATGTTAGGCGTTGTCGTCGTGCTTTGTGTCGGTGCTTACGCTGTTCGTGCCGTTGCGCACCTTGGCGCGGCCCGACCGATCGCGGCCCGGACCGAACGCAAAACCAAATGCGAGGAACAGCAGCGAAACGGCGAGTACCGTGTTGTTGCCGCTCGTCACGTACGGCGTGAAGCCCGTCGTGCCTTGCACGGTTGTTTCGATCGAACCTTGGGTGAATGTGGGCAGGCGCGCGATGACGTTGCCGTGCGCGTCGATCGCGGCCGTCGCGCCCGTGTTCGTCGCGCGCAGCATGGGGCGCCCCGTTTCGAGCGAGCGCATGCGCGCGATCTGCAGATGTTGATCGAGCGCGATCGTGTCGCCGAACCACGCGAGATTCGTCGAGTTGACGAGCACGCCCGCCGGCAAATCACTCTCGCGCACCGTGCGCGCGATTTCCTCGCCGAAGATGTCTTCGTAGCAGATATCGACGGCGACCGGCTGGTTGTGCACGACGAACGGCTTCTGCACGGGCGCGCCGCGCGCGAAATCGCCGAGCGGAATGTTCATCAGATTCACGAACCAGCGGAAGCCCCACGGCACGAACTCGCCGAACGGCACGAGATGATGCTTGTCGTAGCGATACACGCCCGTCTGGCCCGGCGTGATGCCGAACAGGCTGTTGGTGTAATCGACGACGCGTCCTTCCGGCGTGATCGTTCCGCCGACCGCGCCGAACAGAATCGACGAATGCGTCGAATCCGCGAAATTTCGCACGGCGAGCGCGAACGACTCGGGGATCGCCTGCGCGAGCACAGGAATGGCTGTTTCCGGCGTGACGATGAGATCGGCGGGCTTTGCTGTGATCATCCGCTGATATTCGTCGATGGCTGCTTTCACGCCCGACTCTTCGAACTTCATGTCCTGCTTCACGTTGCCTTGCAGGAGGCGCACGGTCAGCGTCGCGTTGGCGGGCGTCGTCCACGAAACGAGCGGCAGCACGAGGCCCGCTGCGATCAGCGCGACGGCAATCGCGGCAGGCACCGCAACGCGCACGGTTCGCGGCGCAGCGGGTGCATTGCCATTTTTCGAGGTCAGCGAACGCAGCACGGCCTGCGCGATCAGCGCGGCGGCGAGCGCGAGCACCCAGCCGACGCCGTACACGCCGACAATCGGCGCGAATCCCGCAAACGGCCCATCGACCTGCGCGTAGCCACTTGCGAGCCACGGAAAGCCGGTGAACACCGTGCCGCGCAGCCATTCGCCGATCGCCCACGCGCTCGCGAACGCAAAGGCGCCGTGCCAGGTGGGCGAAAACGGCTGATCGTCGACGAGTTTGCCGTTGCGCGCGTGTCCTGCGCAGAACGACCAGACGCCAGCTGCGAGCGCCGGATAGACGGCCAGATACAGCGAGAACAGCACGAGTGCCGTGCCCGCGAGGGGCGCCGGCATGCCGCCGTAGAAGTGCATGCTCACGTACAGCCACCACACGCCCGACACGTAGTTGCCGAAGCCGAACGCGAAGCCGGTGAGGGCCGCGCTTTTCCAGCCCGTGGTGCGCGTGAGCCACGCGAAGAAGAAAACGAAGATCGCGAGTTCGAGCCAGCCGCCGTGCGGCGTGGGCGCGAAGGATAGCGTGTTGAGCGCGCCGGCGGCTGCGGCGGCGAGGTAGTGCCACCACGGCAACGTCCGGGCGCGCCCGATGTTTGCATCGGCTGCGTCGGACGTCACGCCGCGGCGCAGACGGGAAGTGATCGGGTCGGCCATTCTTGCGTGGTCGGCTTCAGGGAAACGGGGGAATCAGGTCTGCACGTGCTGGGCGTCGCGTTCGCGCTGCCCAGCGAGCGGATCGCGGCGCACGAGCAGCATGTGGATCTGGCGCGCGTCGGCGCGCAGCACTTCGAAGATCAGGTCGTCGAGCTTTACTTTCTCGCCGCGATGCGGCACGCGTCCGAAATGGTGCGTGACAAGGCCGCCGATCGTGTCGACTTCCTCGTCGGAGTAATGGGTGCCGAACTCTTCGTTGAACTGCTCGATCTCGGTCAGCGCGCGCACGCGATAGCGTCCGTCCGGCGACGCGATGATATTCCCGCTTTCTTCGTCGAAATCGTATTCGTCCTCGATGTCGCCGACGATCTGCTCCAGCACGTCCTCGATCGTGATCAGGCCCGCGACGCCGCCGTATTCGTCGACGACGATCGCGATGTGATTACGGTTGACGCGGAAGTCGTGCAGCAGCACGTTCAGACGCTTCGATTCGGGGATGAACACGGCGGGGCGCAGCATGCCGCGCACGTCGGCTTCGCCTTCAGCGTAGTAGCGCAGCAGATCTTTCGCGAGCAGCACGCCGATCACATTGTCGCGATTGCCTTCGTACACGGGATAGCGCGAGTGCGCCTTTTCCAGCATGTACGGAATGAATTCGTCGGGGGCGTCCGCGATGTTGATCGCGTCCATTTGCGAGCGCGGGATCATGATGTCGCGCGCGCAGAGCTCGGAAACCTGGAACACGCCTTCGATCATCGACAGCGAATCTGCGTCGATCAGATTGCGTTCGTGCGCGTCCTGCAGGATTTCGAGAAGTTCGCCGCGAGAATCGGGCTCGGGCGAGATGAAGTCGGTCAATCGCTCGAGGAGGGAGCGCTTTTCCTGGGGTTTGTCGCTGGTATGGCGTCGACTGGGATACGAATCGTTCATGGTGGTGCGCCCGGAAAGCTGGACGCGCTGTTGCAGAGTGTTAAGGATACACCACGTGCGTGGCAGGACCGTGTCCTGGGGCCACCGCGTGGTGCAGGGCGTATTTTCCGGTTTGGGCCGGCTGGTTCCACCGGGGGTACGATGGTTTTCGGCGGAAAGCGCTCGCTTTTATCCTAACTGATATCTGGGGGTTGGGGGGCGTGTGGTCAAAATTAGGTTTTTCGTAGTGGGCCAGCGGTTTGGTTTTTTTGTCTGCGACGCCGGGTGGGGGGCTGCGCGGGCTTTCAACGCTCTGTGCCCGCGTTTGCGCTGGCATCCGCGTTACGGTGTTTGCCGTTCATGCGTCGCCCCTGTGCGGGGCGGCACCTACTTTTCTTTGCCGCCGCAAAGAAAAGTAGGCAAAAGAAAGCGGCTAACACCGCCAACATTTCTTCTTGCCTGAGGGCCCCCAACCGGTCTTACGCTTCACACGGCAGCATTTCTGTTCACGCGAGTTGCCAACGCTTCGAATGACCGCCTCACCCACTTCAAACACCCGAACAAAAGCTAGCGGCAGCGAATGGTTCGCGCCGCCCAGGTGGCAAACTGTGTGTAGGTTGTCGCGTCGTATAGCCTGGCGCTCATACATGGTGGTGCGCGTGCGCCATCGGTCCGAAGTGAGGCGTGTGTGCCTCTACGGCCTACACACAGTTTGCCACCTTGGCGGCGGCGGAATATCTGGCACGGCGTGCCGCAACGCGGGCGCGTGGAGCAGGTGAGGCGCTCGTTCAATGCGCTGGCAACGAGCATGAGTCACGTGATTGCCGTGTGAAGCGTAGGAACCTTTGGGGGCCCTCAGGCAAACACAAGAAATGGCGGTGTTAGCCGCTTTCTTTTGCCTACTTTTCTTTGCGGCGGCAAAGAAAAGTAGGTGCCGCCCCGCACAGGGGCGACGCGTGAATGGCAAACACCGTAGCGCGGATGCCAGCGAAAACACAAGCAAACCTCGCAGCGTCGCAGACAAAAAAACCTACCCCCGACACCTCGCCAACAGCGCCTCGAGCGCTCTATCGGGCATACCACTCTCCCGCAGCGCCTCAACCGTACGACTCACATAATCAAGCGTCGTGCCATATCGCCCGGAAGCACACCCAAGCACCGCCTTCACAACATCATCAGACAGCTTGCCCGTATAAGAAGCCACATCCCGCCGCATCACAAACGCGAGCGCATCGACGCGCCGCCCGTCGGCAAGCACGCACGGCAGCCACGCCGGACGATACGAACCCATCGCCATCTCGCGCCGCCACAGCGCTTCCAGATGCGGCATCGCGCCCTCAGCGGCGAGCCTGAACGCAATCCCACTACACGACCCGCCACGGTCCAGCGCAAGCACAAGCCCGGGCTGCTCCGGTGTCCCGCGATTAACACGCGACCACAAATACAGCCCGCGATGATATCCATGCACCCGCGAGCGCAACGCCTCGACAGTCGGCAGACCGGGGTTCCAGATCAGCGACCCATAGCCGAACAGCCACAAGTCGCTAGTGCGATCCCAGTCTCTCAGTGCGCACTCGAGCGACGCGCGCAGTTCATCGTCCGTCAACAGCCGCGACTCGCCGAGCGACGGCGGATAGTCGGGGCACGGTTGACGCGGCGTCGGTGATGAAAGGGGTTGGCTCACGTTGATTCGATCGGTTGGCTGTCTGGGTTGTCAGAGCCTGCGATCGACCAGGCGGCGATGCCGGCTCAACATTTCTGCTATCGAGCCTTATTCGTACGGGTCGGGGAAGCCGAGCTTGCCGAGCACCTCGGTTTCGATGGCTTCCATTTCTTCGGCTTCGGCCTCGTCTTCGTGGTCGTAGCCTTGCGCGTGCAGCGTGCCGTGGACGAGCAGATGCGCGTAATGCGCTTCGAGCGGCTTGCCCTGTTCGTTCGCTTCCTTCTCGACGACAGGGCAGCACAAGATCAGGTCGCCCGTGACGGGATCGTCTTCCGATTCCGCATAGGCGAACGTCAGCACGTTGGTCGAGTAGTCCTTGCCGCGATACGTGCGGTTCAGCGTGCGGCCTTCGTCGGCGTCGACGAAACGCACGGTCAGTTCGGCGTCCGCGAAGAGCGCGGCCTTGATCCACGCGGCGACCGTTGCCTTCGGCAACAGCGCCTTGTGCTCGGGCCACGCTTTTCCAGCGGGAAATTGCAGGTTCAGCGACAGTTTCGGGGCGCGGCTCATGCGTCGTTCTTCGTCCGGGTCATGTCCGCGTTACTTCGCTGCGTTGGCGGCTTCGGCGGCGGCCGCTTCCTTCTGCGACGCCGCGTCGTACGCCTCGACGATACGCGCGACGAGCGGATGACGCACCACGTCCACACTCGTGAAGCGCGTGAGCGCTATGCCGCGCACGTCCTCGAGCACGCGCTGCGCCTCGATCAGCCCGCTCTTGTGGCCACGCGGCAAGTCGATCTGCGTCGTGTCGCCCGTGACGACCGCCTTCGAGCCGAAGCCGATACGCGTCAGGAACATCTTCATCTGCTCGGGCGTCGTGTTCTGCGCCTCGTCGAGAATGATGAACGCGTGATTCAGTGTGCGGCCACGCATGTACGCGAGCGGTGCGATCTCGATCAT contains these protein-coding regions:
- the glyQ gene encoding glycine--tRNA ligase subunit alpha, producing the protein MLTFQQIILTLQSYWDKQGCALLQPIDMEVGAGTSHVHTFLRAIGPEPWRAAYVQPSRRPKDGRYGENPNRLQHYYQYQVVLKPAPENILDLYLGSLEALGFDLKQNDVRFVEDDWENPTLGAWGLGWEVWLNGMEVTQFTYFQQVGGLDCKPVLGEITYGLERLAMYLQKVENVYDLIWTEWEEQGPNGPEMRRLTYGDVYHQNEVEQSTYNFEHANTDLLFTFFNSYEAEAKRMIEVPLALPAYELVLKAAHTFNLLDARGAISVTERAAYIGRIRALSRLVAQAYYDSREKLGFPMLGNPVHGVPGLTTDEQDAAMPTWAPPLKVERKIDQD
- the lnt gene encoding apolipoprotein N-acyltransferase, with product MADPITSRLRRGVTSDAADANIGRARTLPWWHYLAAAAAGALNTLSFAPTPHGGWLELAIFVFFFAWLTRTTGWKSAALTGFAFGFGNYVSGVWWLYVSMHFYGGMPAPLAGTALVLFSLYLAVYPALAAGVWSFCAGHARNGKLVDDQPFSPTWHGAFAFASAWAIGEWLRGTVFTGFPWLASGYAQVDGPFAGFAPIVGVYGVGWVLALAAALIAQAVLRSLTSKNGNAPAAPRTVRVAVPAAIAVALIAAGLVLPLVSWTTPANATLTVRLLQGNVKQDMKFEESGVKAAIDEYQRMITAKPADLIVTPETAIPVLAQAIPESFALAVRNFADSTHSSILFGAVGGTITPEGRVVDYTNSLFGITPGQTGVYRYDKHHLVPFGEFVPWGFRWFVNLMNIPLGDFARGAPVQKPFVVHNQPVAVDICYEDIFGEEIARTVRESDLPAGVLVNSTNLAWFGDTIALDQHLQIARMRSLETGRPMLRATNTGATAAIDAHGNVIARLPTFTQGSIETTVQGTTGFTPYVTSGNNTVLAVSLLFLAFGFAFGPGRDRSGRAKVRNGTNSVSTDTKHDDNA
- a CDS encoding HlyC/CorC family transporter, giving the protein MNDSYPSRRHTSDKPQEKRSLLERLTDFISPEPDSRGELLEILQDAHERNLIDADSLSMIEGVFQVSELCARDIMIPRSQMDAINIADAPDEFIPYMLEKAHSRYPVYEGNRDNVIGVLLAKDLLRYYAEGEADVRGMLRPAVFIPESKRLNVLLHDFRVNRNHIAIVVDEYGGVAGLITIEDVLEQIVGDIEDEYDFDEESGNIIASPDGRYRVRALTEIEQFNEEFGTHYSDEEVDTIGGLVTHHFGRVPHRGEKVKLDDLIFEVLRADARQIHMLLVRRDPLAGQRERDAQHVQT
- a CDS encoding gamma-glutamylcyclotransferase; the protein is MSQPLSSPTPRQPCPDYPPSLGESRLLTDDELRASLECALRDWDRTSDLWLFGYGSLIWNPGLPTVEALRSRVHGYHRGLYLWSRVNRGTPEQPGLVLALDRGGSCSGIAFRLAAEGAMPHLEALWRREMAMGSYRPAWLPCVLADGRRVDALAFVMRRDVASYTGKLSDDVVKAVLGCASGRYGTTLDYVSRTVEALRESGMPDRALEALLARCRG
- the ybeY gene encoding rRNA maturation RNase YbeY, whose amino-acid sequence is MSRAPKLSLNLQFPAGKAWPEHKALLPKATVAAWIKAALFADAELTVRFVDADEGRTLNRTYRGKDYSTNVLTFAYAESEDDPVTGDLILCCPVVEKEANEQGKPLEAHYAHLLVHGTLHAQGYDHEDEAEAEEMEAIETEVLGKLGFPDPYE